One stretch of Podospora bellae-mahoneyi strain CBS 112042 chromosome 2, whole genome shotgun sequence DNA includes these proteins:
- a CDS encoding hypothetical protein (EggNog:ENOG503PCEQ; COG:S), translating to MGRRSRRTLLRILSIILIMAGFHPLMWETWCKDVIRQLSSNVEWLPLLWELRGIADGAEVTLEQVVMLNARHELAAWERVMRNDEVGRPGCLRPMEDFFILREDPKPTEDCNILSEYADTSTSAYFSDAVTNNHPVVAQSWNMPSTRTVEEPEKRDRDVVVPKDHAIILLKVTPCRQDGPAAVPHFIVTKPGVLMKSGMNQHGYSVVVDSVFSTRDRDLAPSDLPMTLLARKMLTSCVSLACTTNVLQRYRTGSTHSLLHACRGLRSLNDDTTSASILELLPHTPEAGSLRGRRVLPDANLSYCLVHTNHLIAPQLAPFQLEELVKRVSLPAGLLKVAKHSKKNLQSMAQIVRRYLVQLLTKRFVNFVFRAWDSPARFNRLRQLIEFGDYPINQESILNIFSDHIGEMSVCQHTKADMFKELSEVSGELDKPWSRPQGNHTACLVIYHLEELKITVSTGPPCHGNHLVFQLLDPSHPDEVPTVAAAVPEDRKFKWPQKPKQTKPPQKHHQLSAVDPPILSKHLILEEASNPNTQFKLTCASWWGVRRMSLQRQRALRGRKRAAAICSAWNDEWERQGKVRVQPEHPVFGPETKACYEERKRRFEQEYRRLCGFWLLKARWQTPGRPDDKIVGDRSWPDHEVIGTPPRAEGAEKSRSPRTDEEAEMVNHFVETRARFFDSAAARFGTMNWDRWKLANGLMPRGSSMLRNVETWTDIDSDVLETTVVVRNNHCLLNGADYAAERAFAVRYDERTGHRHYMRWGLKWLRDIAPPRVIDERDTQRAKFLARKRKHQMRWQEKQEPPKRARPRRERLDKQAAEEKAREEGKERARKRAMYQERWKEQAEEKKRREEEAKRHPPWTTVSVGRKDKKRVRKRTVKYSK from the exons ATGGGAAGACGTTCAAGAAGGACATTGTTGAGAATATTGAGCATCATACTTATCATGGCGGGCTTCCACCCAC TGATGTGGGAGACATGGTGCAAAGATGTCATTCGGCAGTTGTCCTCCAACGTTGAATGGCTTCCGCTCTTGTGGGAACTGCGTGGAATTGCGGACGGCGCAGAGGTGACACTTGAGCAGGTCGTCATGTTGAACGCACGCCACGAGCTGGCTGCTTGGGAGCGGGTAATGCGGAATGACGAGGTGGGAAGGCCGGGCTGCTTGCGACCTATGGAGGATTTCTTCATCCTTAGAGAGGATCCAAAGCCGACCGAAGACTGCAATATCTTGTCAGAGTATGCGGATACGAGTACCAGCGCGTACTTTTCGGACGCAGTGACCAACAACCATCCCGTTGTCGCACAGTCCTGGAACATGCCGTCAACCCGAACCGTCGAGGAGCCCGAGAAGCGGGACAGAGACGTGGTCGTGCCAAAAGACCATGCTATCATCTTGCTCAAGGTCACCCCGTGTCGGCAAGATGGCCCGGCCGCCGTGCCTCATTTCATCGTCACTAAGCCCGGCGTGCTCATGAAGAGCGGCATGAACCAGCACGGATATTCGGTAGTCGTGGACTCGGTCTTTTCGACGCGGGATCGCGACCTGGCGCCGTCTGATTTGCCAATGACACTGCTTGCACGGAAAATGCTCACGTCCTGCGTATCCTTGGCCTGTACCACGAATGTCCTGCAGAGATATCGAACTGGCTCAACCCACAGCCTTCTGCACGCCTGCCGTGGCCTTCGATCACTAAACGACGACACCACATCTGCGAGTATCCTTGAGTTGCTGCCGCACACGCCGGAAGCCGGGTCCCTGAGGGGTCGTAGAGTCCTCCCTGACGCCAACCTCTCCTATTGCTTGGTGCACACGAATCACCTGATCGCGCCGCAACTCGCCCCATTTCAGCTCGAGGAGCTTGTAAAACGTGTGTCGTTGCCTGCTGGTCTATTGAAGGTCGCGAAGCACTCGAAAAAGAACTTGCAGAGCATGGCGCAGATAGTGAGGCGGTACCTCGTGCAGTTGCTGACAAAGCGGTTTGTCAACTTTGTATTCCGTGCATGGGACTCTCCTGCTCGTTTCAACCGACTCCGACAGCTTATCGAATTTGGGGACTATCCCATCAATCAAGAGAGCATCCTGAATATCTTTTCCGATCACATTGGCGAAATGTCGGTTTGCCAGCACACTAAGGCAGACATGTTCAAGGAACTCTCGGAGGTTTCGGGAGAGCTTGATAAGCCATGGTCGAGACCTCAAGGCAACCACACGGCATGCCTTGTTATCTACCATTTGGAAGAGCTGAAGATTACCGTCTCCACGGGGCCGCCGTGCCATGGCAATCATTTGGTTTTTCAGCTGCTGGACCCATCACATCCGGACGAGGTGCCAACGGTGGCCGCGGCTGTACCCGAAGACAGGAAATTCAAATGGCCTCAAAAGCCCAAGCAGACCAAACCACCTCAAAAGCACCATCAACTTTCAGCAGTGGACCCGCCAATACTCAGTAAGCATCTGATACTTGAGGAAGCCTCTAACCCGAATACTCAGTTCAAGCTAACTTGTGCCTCTTGGTGGGGTGTGCGTCGCATGTCTCTTCAGAGGCAGAGGGCTCTGCGCGGCCGTAAGAGGGCGGCCGCCATCTGCAGCGCGTGGAATGACGAATGGGAAAGACAGGGCAAAGTTCGGGTTCAGCCTGAGCACCCGGTGTTTGGGCCCGAAACCAAAGCATGTTatgaggagaggaagcgcCGATTTGAGCAAGAATACAGAAGACTGTGTGGTTTTTGGCTGCTGAAAGCGAGGTGGCAAACCCCGGGCCGCCCGGACGACAAGATTGTAGGCGACCGCAGCTGGCCCGACCACGAAGTCATTGGCACACCGCCGCGAGCAGAGGGGGCAGAAAAAAGCCGTAGCCCACGGACCGATGAAGAAGCCGAGATGGTCAATCATTTTGTGGAAACCAGAGCTCGCTTTTTCGACTCGGCCGCTGCCAGATTCGGGACCATGAACTGGGATCGGTGGAAGTTGGCAAACGGGCTGATGCCCAGGGGCTCTTCGATGCTGCGGAACGTGGAAACATGGACGGACATTGACAGTGACGTTCTCGAGACCACGGTTGTTGTGCGAAACAACCACTGTCTCCTCAACGGGGCAGATTACGCAGCTGAGCGGGCTTTTGCCGTCAGGTATGACGAGAGAACGGGGCACAGGCACTACATGAGGTGGGGACTCAAATGGCTGCGCGACATTGCACCGCCTCGTGTGATTGATGAGAGGGACACGCAGCGTGCAAAGTTtctggcgaggaagagaaagcaTCAGATGCGGTGGCAGGAGAAGCAGGAACCGCCGAAGAGGGCAAGACCGCGGAGGGAGAGATTGGACAAACaagcggcggaggagaaggcgagggaggaggggaaggagagggcgaggaagcgGGCGATGTACCAGGAGAGATGGAAAGAACAAgcagaggagaaaaagaggagggaagaagaggcgaaGAGGCATCCCCCCTGGACGACTGTTTCTGTCGGGAGGAAGGATAAAAAGCGGGTGAGAAAGAGGACGGTGAAGTACAGCAAGTGA